One genomic window of Etheostoma spectabile isolate EspeVRDwgs_2016 chromosome 7, UIUC_Espe_1.0, whole genome shotgun sequence includes the following:
- the LOC116692484 gene encoding solute carrier family 35 member E2A: MSGGRLSARHPLWRLLSLFRSHQERVVLSRSESLPGEQVLKITVTETTVIEAESGVWNWRSVIYLGLWYFFSFCTLFLNKYILSLLEGEPSMLGAVQMLSTTVIGFLKMFVPCCLYQHKSRTEYPPNFIMIMLFVGLMRFSTVVLGLVSLKNVAVSFAETVKSSAPIFTVIMSRLILGEYTGLWVNMSLLPVMAGLGLCTATEISFNMLGFSAALSTNIMDCLQNVFSKKLLSGDTYKFSPLELQFYTSAAAVIMLIPAWVFLLDIPVIGKSGRSFIFSQDIVLLLLFDGVLFHLQSVTAYALMGRISPVTFSVASTVKHALLVWLSIIVFSNQVTILSAIGTVLVFIGVFLYNKARQFQRKTFQAMASEQNHKPLLQDQNVRAPQPH; encoded by the exons ATGTCAGGCGGCAGGCTGTCTGCTAGGCACCCGCTGTGGCGCCTCTTGTCACTTTTCCGCAGCCACCAGGAGCGAGTGGTGCTGAGCCGCAGCGAGAGCCTGCCAGGGGAGCAGGTGCTAAAGATCACAGTCACAGAGACTACTGTGATAGAGGCAGAGTCAGGGGTATGGAACTGGCGCTCCGTAATCTACCTGGGCCTTTGGTACTTCTTCAGCTTCTGCACCCTGTTCCTCAACAAGTACATCCTGTCACTGCTAGAGGGAGAACCCAGCATGCTTG GTGCAGTTCAGATGCTCTCCACCACAGTCATCGGCTTCCTAAAAATGTTTGTGCCCTGTTGCCTGTACCAGCACAAGTCCAGAACCGAGTACCCCCCCAACTTCATCATGATCATGCTGTTTGTTGGGCTCATGAG GTTCAGCACGGTGGTTCTGGGCTTGGTGAGCCTGAAGAATGTGGCAGTGTCTTTTGCAGAGACAGTGAAGAGCTCAGCACCCATCTTCACTGTCATCATGTCCAGGCTGATCCTCGGAGAGTACACAG GACTGTGGGTGAACATGTCCCTGTTGCCTGTCATGGCCGGTCTGGGCCTCTGCACAGCCACGGAGATTAGCTTCAACATGCTCGGCTTCTCCGCCGCTCTCTCCACCAACATCATGGACTG TTTGCAGAACGTATTCTCCAAAAAACTGCTAAGTGGAGACACATACAAATTCAG CCCTCTAGAACTGCAGTTCTATACCAGCGCAGCAGCAGTCATCATGCTTATACCCGCCTGGGTGTTCCTCCTG GACATCCCAGTGATTGGGAAGAGTGGGCGAAGCTTCATCTTCAGCCAAGACATTGTCCTGTTGCTGCTTTTCGACGGTGTCCTGTTCCACCTGCAGAGCGTCACTGCCTATGCTCTCATGGGACGGATTTCCCCCGTTACCTTCAG TGTTGCCAGTACTGTCAAACATGCCCTGTTGGTTTGGCTGAGCATCATCGTGTTCAGTAACCAGGTCACCATCCTCAGCGCCATTGGCACCGTCCTCGTGTTCATCGGGGTCTTCTTGTACAACAAGGCCAGACAGTTCCAGAGGAAAACCTTCCAGGCCATGGCTTCTGAGCAGAACCACAAACCACTTCTGCAGGACCAGAATGTCCGAGCCCCTCAGCCACACTGA
- the tmem82 gene encoding transmembrane protein 82, which yields MLSFITSLIPTSYLIPGWLNLDINPLDSLLQGLVGACGISVLCSTIRLHLFLEEESCNDKTDKDTSSQKTPSHQRNTNSGLFGMLQFFFVTGILAVVGSRVASLVVLEFSLRAVSGLVTAGPESRKFVQQLLVQSQFPLGCALTCSLHFLHEGASQRWLCLLLAVAHSWFLARQATRLLHHVMALYKLHSSQRYCGICICLLTSGRRVLPMLCRAMVITFSVAVVASISIINQHFLSATEALRFWTPLTICYTLLVVYMQEEQHRLPGSQAVLNTVVVRLGGLMILMLTVGRWADVLHILMCFLGEACCLIPTKDLLDAASSQDEEDYTDYVQREHQQRPQAREK from the exons ATGTTATCCTTTATCACGTCGCTTATTCCAACTTCCTACTTAATACCAGGGTGGTTGAATCTCGATATAAATCCACTGGATAGTTTACTTCAAG GACTTGTTGGTGCATGTGGGATCTCTGTGCTATGCTCCACAATAAGACTGCACTTATTTCTAGAAGAAGAGAG TTGTAATGATAAAACTGATAAAGACACATCAAGCCAGAAGACACCCAGTCATCAAAGGAACACAAACAGTGGACTTTTCGGGATGCTGCAGTTTTTCTTTGTTACTGGAATACTGGCTGTGGTGGGCTCCCGTGTTGCCTCCTTGGTGGTACTAGAGTTTAGTCTTCGTGCTGTTTCTGGATTGGTTACAGCAGGACCC GAGTCCAGGAAATTTGTACAGCAGCTGTTAGTTCAAAGCCAGTTCCCTCTAGGCTGTGCCCTAACCTGCAGTTTACACTTTCTCCATGAGGGGGCGTCCCAACGCTGGCTATGCCTGCTCCTGGCAGTAGCACATAGCTGGTTCCTGGCTAGACAGGCCACACGACTGCTGCACCATGTCATGGCTCTGTATAAACTCCACAGCTCACAGCGCTACTGCGGCATTTGCATCTGCCTCCTCACATCAGGCCGCCGTGTGCTGCCCATGCTGTGCAGGGCTATGGTCATTACTTTCTCTGTGGCTGTGGTGGCCTCCATTTCAATCATCAATCAACACTTCCTCTCTGCAACAGAGGCCCTCAGGTTTTGGACACCACTGACTATCTGCTACACACTGTTGGTTGTGTACATGCAGG AGGAGCAGCACCGTCTGCCTGGTAGCCAGGCTGTCTTAAACACAGTGGTGGTGCGTCTCGGTGGTTTGATGATCCTGATGTTGACTGTTGGACGTTGGGCTGACGTGCTCCACATCCTAATGTGTTTCCTGGGTGAGGCCTGCTGTCTAATCCCCACTAAGGATCTGCTGGATGCGGCATCCTCACAG GATGAAGAGGATTATACAGACTACGTACAAAGAGAGCATCAACAAAGACCACAGGCACGAGAGAAGTAA
- the mad2l2 gene encoding mitotic spindle assembly checkpoint protein MAD2B, with protein MTTLTRQDLNFGQVVADILCEFLEVAIHLILYVREVYPSGIFQKRKKYNVPVQMSCHPELNQYIQDTLHCVKPLIEKNDAEKVVVVIMDKEHHPVERFVFEMSQPPLLSISSDTLLSHVEQLLRAFILKISVCDAVLNNNPPGCSFTVLVHTRDAATRNMEKVQVIKDFPWIVADEQEVHMQEPRLIPLKTMTSDIVKMQLYVEERAQKT; from the exons ATGACAACTCTAACAAGGCAAGACCTCAATTTTGGACAAG TGGTTGCGGACATCCTCTGTGAGTTCCTGGAGGTTGCTATTCATCTCATCCTGTATGTCCGGGAAGTTTATCCCTCGGGCATATTtcagaagagaaagaaatacaatGTACCTGTGCAG atgTCATGTCATCCAGAGCTGAATCAATATATCCAAGATACACTTCATTGTGTAAAGCCACTTATTGAGAAG AATGATGCAGAGAAGGTGGTGGTGGTCATCATGGACAAAGAGCATCATCCAGTAGAGAGATTTGTGTTTGAGATGTCCCAACCTCCACTGCTGTCCATCAG CTCAGACACATTACTGTCACATGTGGAGCAGCTGCTGAGGGCATTCATACTGAAGATCAGTGTGTGTGATGCTGTTTTAAATAATAACCCACCAG GGTGTTCATTTACAGTACTGGTACATACCAGAGATGCTGCAACACGCAACATGGAGAAGGTTCAAGTCATCAAg GATTTTCCTTGGATAGTTGCTGATGAGCAGGAGGTCCACATGCAGGAGCCTAGACTCATCCCACTGAAGACCATGACATCTGATATAGTAAAA ATGCAGCTCTATGTGGAAGAGAGGGCCCAGAAAACGTAG
- the slc25a45 gene encoding solute carrier family 25 member 45, whose translation MPFLEFIAGSISGAVGLAVGHPLDTVKVRLQAQSVYKGIFHCMAKTYSNEGLHGFFKGMAFPVLTTGITNSVVFGSYSNALDYLTQSQHSDRNQGKLASSAQIFTAGCFSGLVQVFFTAPVDLVKVRLQGQTTAARYRGPIHCVAVILKKEGPRGLFRGGLALALRDVPCYGLYFLPYEVSRKALTESGKEPGTLAILMAGGVAGVVTWAFATPMDVVKARLQMSGAGGREYRGVLHCVRASFREEGVRVFFKGLLLNSLRAFPVNAVTFLSYESLMRIFCPPTR comes from the exons ATGCCTTTTTTGGAATTCATAGCTGGGAGCATTTCTG GTGCAGTTGGACTGGCAGTTGGTCATCCATTAGACACTGTGAAG GTGCGTCTGCAGGCCCAGTCTGTTTACaaagggatatttcactgtATGGCTAAAACATACTCTAATGAAGGG CTCCATGGGTTCTTCAAGGGCATGGCATTTCCGGTGCTAACCACAGGCATCACCAACTCTGTTGTCTTTGGCTCTTACAGTAATGCCTTAGATTACCTCACTCAGTCTCAGCACAGTGACCGCAATCAAGGAAAACTGGCTTCTTCTGCACAGATCTTCACTGCCGGCTGCTTCTCAGGCCTGGTGCAG GTGTTTTTTACTGCCCCCGTTGACCTGGTGAAGGTGCGTCTGCAGGGTCAAACAACTGCTGCCCGATACCGTGGACCCATTCATTGTGTTGCTGTCATCCTGAAGAAGGAGGGACCCAGGGGTCTGTTCAGAGGAGGGCTGGCCCTAGCCCTGAGGGACGTACCCTGCTATGGACTCTACTTTTTACCTTACGAGGTCTCCCGAAAGGCTCTAACTGAGAGCGGCAAAGAGCCAG GTACGCTTGCAATATTGATGGCAGGTGGCGTGGCGGGTGTGGTGACCTGGGCCTTTGCCACGCCCATGGACGTGGTGAAAGCCCGGCTCCAGATGTCGGGGGCCGGTGGCCGGGAGTACAGAGGGGTCCTCCACTGCGTAAGAGCGAGCTTCAGAGAGGAGGGAGTGAGGGTCTTTTTCAAAGGACTTCTACTGAACAGCCTGAGAGCCTTCCCTGTCAACGCCGTCACCTTCCTCAGCTACGAGAGTCTGATGAGGATTTTCTGCCCACCGACGAGATGA